The genomic region TTCGTGGCTTCCTGGAAGAAGGTCACGTCGCCGGACGCGATGGCAGGCAGCGGCGGGCGCGCATCCACGATGAAGCGCTCATTGCGGTCGACTTCCTCGTGGAAGAGGTAGAGGCCCGCCACCCAGAAGGCACCATTATCGAGCGTGCGCGACAGGCGGAATTCCTGCGTGAACTGCCAGGCTTCGTCTTCGTTGATGTCTTCAACGCGCAGCACATAGGGCGGTACAGGCAGACCGCCCAGATCGTCAAACCACGAGAATTCAAGACCGCGATAGGACGTCAGCGAGGTGAAATCCATATCGCCGAAATTCGTATCGGCGCGGAAGAGCACACCCCAGCTATCGCGCTCCTGGAAGGTGGACGGGTCAGAGAAACTCTGGCGCTCGTTGAGGCCCGCCCGGATCGCGCCGATCAGCGGAACAAAGGCCGGGTTCGTATTGGGTCCAAGCACCGGAACGCGCGCCTGACCGTCGGTTCTGTCACGCGCATAATCGGCCTGCGCCAGGAAGCTCCAATTGCCGGCATCCCAGCTTACCGCGCCGCGAACACCCCAGGTGCTCGCCCCGCCAAGGTCAGACCCCGAAGGCACGCTTTCCGAATAGCCGTCATGGGCCTGATAGAGGAAGGCCAGACGCCCCGCAGCGCTTTCACCCAGCGGACCGTTCAGGACGGCGCTGAACAGGCGGTCATTATAGTCGCCATAGCCGAAGGTGAACTCGCCAAAGGACTGTGTGGCATCCGGGCGGGCGGAGATGATGTTGACCGCACCGCCAGCCGCATTGCGGCCATAGAGCGTGCCTTGCGGCCCGCGCAGCACTTCCACGCGCTCGATATCAAAGAAGCTCAGCGCACCGCCGCCGGCCCGGCCGATATAAACCTCGTCGATGGATACCGCGACGGACGGGTCGCCAGCCGCAGAATCCGAGGTGGAGCCGATGCCGCGGATATAAAGCTGCGGCTCACCGATATTGAACCTCGTCATGGTGAAGCCCGGCGTGCGGTCGGCAATGCCCTCAACGCCCGCAATGGACGAATCGCGCAAATCCGCTGCGCTGAACGCGCTGACGGCTACCGGCACATCCTGAACGGACTGCTCGCGGCGCTGGGCCGTCACGGTGATGATTTCGGCAGATTGCGCAATCGCGGTGCCTGCCGAGGCCAGCGCTCCGGTCAGTGCCATGGCACCGACAGACAGGCGCAGCCACGCTTTTGATCTGTTCACTTGGAACCTCCCCTGTGTCTCTTTTGGATTCGGACATGGGGGCGGAATCGCCCGCACGGCCGTATCGCCACCACCATAACTTCAATAAACGAACTAACTCAAGGTGACTTTTTTAAAGAAACTATCATCAACGCAGCTGGTGTGACGAAAAAGCCGCCTCAGCCGGGGCGGCGCATCTGCACCACACGGAAGCGCGGAGCGACGAAGGCAAGGTCGGTCAGGCTGGCATTGCCCGCCGGATTGAGCCCGGTGACGTGATAATCTGAGTACGCGCCCATGAAGTTCATCGGCATGCCCCGGTCGATATTGATGCTGAGCGAGGCCCCGGCGGCGAGATAGTCCGGCTCGGCGGCGTCGATGAAGCTTTCATCGGTCGAATAGAGATAGGAGGCGATGGCCCCGCGCGTGCGGGCCTGCGAGGTGGCAAGGCGCACGCCCTCTGCCGCGCTGTCCACCGGAATCACGAAGCTGACCGGGCCGAAGCGCTCCTCGCCGTAGAAATCCTCGTTCTTCGCGTCGCATTCGATCAGGACCGGGCTGGCCGTCCGTGCATCCGGGTAGTCCGGGTTCGAGACCGGGCCGGAGCGGCGCAATATATTGCCCTCCGCCTCGCCCTTGCCGGTCATGGCTTCGACATTCTCGATAGTGGCGTCCGCCTGCACGGCAGCGGCGATGGCGGGCCCCAGCGTGTTGTCGCCTGCGATCTTGTCGATGGCAGAGACCAGCGTCTCCACCGCGTCGTCATAGGCAATCGTGCCATCGGGCGTCTGCACGCCCGAACGCGGAATGAAGACATTCTGCGGCGCGGTGCACATCTGGGCGGCGAACGTCACCATGGCGCGCGCGACCGTGTGGGCGACGCGGCCAAAATCATTGGCGGAATGGATGACAACCGAGTTGCAGCCCGCCGTCTCGGTGAAGACCAGCCGTCCGGGGCAGTTATTTTCGATCCAGGTGCCGAAGCTCTGCGAGCCTGTGTAATCAACAATCCGGCAATCAGCCTGCTCCAGCAGCTTTATCGTGATCTGGTCGGTGGGTTCGTCCGCCGCCAGCAGCACAAGGTTCGGGTCATAACCCGCCTTCTCCAGCACCTCGCGGCAGGTGCGCACGGCCATGGCGACCGGCAGCACGCCGGTCGGGTGCGGCTTCACGATGACGGGGTTACCGGTCATCAGATTGGCCGTCATCGCCGGGTAGGCATTCCACAAGGGGAAGGTCGCGCAGCAGATCACCACAGCCGGGCCCAGCGGCACGCGCACATAACGCTTGTTCAGCCTGACCGGTTCGGGCTCCAGAAAGCGCTTGGTCCAGCTTGCCGTCTCCGGCACGTCCTGCATCGCCTTCATGGCATAGACCAGCGCTTCCAGCCCCCGGTCGAGCGCGTTAGCGCCGGAGCCTGAGAACGCCATCACATAGCCCTGCCCGGCCGTGTGCATGGTGGCGTGCGCGTTCTCGAACGCATTCCTCTCCATCGCGAACAGCATTTCGGTGATGATACCGGAGCGTTCCTCGATACTGGCCTTCATCCACCCCGCCATGGCTTTGCGCGAGGCGGCAAACAGCGCCGCCGGATCGGACTTGGGGTAGGTGATGCCCAGGGGCTGGCGCGTATAGGGCGACACCTCCGCGCCCAGCGTGCCGATAGTGCCGGGCTGATCGAGATCGAACGCCTTGCCGAGCTGGGCGTCAAAGCGTGCCTTGCCGAGGCGCGGTGCGTCCTCACCGTGCAGTTTTGCACTGGGCGATTCCTTGAACGGGCTCCAGTGATCGCGCGTCCGCACCGCCTTCAGGGCCGTATCCAGCGTCTCGCGATGTTGCTCGTAAAGATGTGCGGTGTGCGCCATGGACCAGACCCCTATAGTGAATTTTTTCTCTTGCGAAACGATTGCATAACCGACGGTTCGCGATAACGTTGACGAAGAAAGTATCTTTATCGAAGTTACCGGGCAACCCGCCTGCGAGAGGTTTTACGGCGTGCAAGGCATGGACAGCATTTTCATCACGGGTGCCGCCATGACCGCGCTCGGCAAGCATCCCG from Glycocaulis abyssi harbors:
- the paaN gene encoding phenylacetic acid degradation protein PaaN, whose product is MAHTAHLYEQHRETLDTALKAVRTRDHWSPFKESPSAKLHGEDAPRLGKARFDAQLGKAFDLDQPGTIGTLGAEVSPYTRQPLGITYPKSDPAALFAASRKAMAGWMKASIEERSGIITEMLFAMERNAFENAHATMHTAGQGYVMAFSGSGANALDRGLEALVYAMKAMQDVPETASWTKRFLEPEPVRLNKRYVRVPLGPAVVICCATFPLWNAYPAMTANLMTGNPVIVKPHPTGVLPVAMAVRTCREVLEKAGYDPNLVLLAADEPTDQITIKLLEQADCRIVDYTGSQSFGTWIENNCPGRLVFTETAGCNSVVIHSANDFGRVAHTVARAMVTFAAQMCTAPQNVFIPRSGVQTPDGTIAYDDAVETLVSAIDKIAGDNTLGPAIAAAVQADATIENVEAMTGKGEAEGNILRRSGPVSNPDYPDARTASPVLIECDAKNEDFYGEERFGPVSFVIPVDSAAEGVRLATSQARTRGAIASYLYSTDESFIDAAEPDYLAAGASLSINIDRGMPMNFMGAYSDYHVTGLNPAGNASLTDLAFVAPRFRVVQMRRPG
- a CDS encoding TonB-dependent receptor, encoding MNRSKAWLRLSVGAMALTGALASAGTAIAQSAEIITVTAQRREQSVQDVPVAVSAFSAADLRDSSIAGVEGIADRTPGFTMTRFNIGEPQLYIRGIGSTSDSAAGDPSVAVSIDEVYIGRAGGGALSFFDIERVEVLRGPQGTLYGRNAAGGAVNIISARPDATQSFGEFTFGYGDYNDRLFSAVLNGPLGESAAGRLAFLYQAHDGYSESVPSGSDLGGASTWGVRGAVSWDAGNWSFLAQADYARDRTDGQARVPVLGPNTNPAFVPLIGAIRAGLNERQSFSDPSTFQERDSWGVLFRADTNFGDMDFTSLTSYRGLEFSWFDDLGGLPVPPYVLRVEDINEDEAWQFTQEFRLSRTLDNGAFWVAGLYLFHEEVDRNERFIVDARPPLPAIASGDVTFFQEATNQSAALFAQLTMPLADTLNLTVGGRLTYDSKEIFARGVDNVTPGGPFPGIPLGPPPGQAYPAGASGSESWTEPTWRLALDWHPSDNVMLYASYDRGYKSGLYPSQAQSAVQATTPLDPEILDNFEVGMKSTFAEGRGIFNLAAFYTDYQSLQVYELLGLNLATSNADAEIRGVEAEFALQANDYFQFGGSYAYLDAQYTSDAVSGLGVLLYNGNQLTRSPEHQYNVYVALDLPVAAGTARARVDYNWTGDYFFDPSNAPETLVESYGTVDARLSWGPDDANWDISLWGRNLTDELYPSHIIKNLDIGFTVFAPPRTFGAQFRMRLGG